In Romeriopsis navalis LEGE 11480, the following are encoded in one genomic region:
- a CDS encoding diacylglycerol/lipid kinase family protein, whose translation MVSDRAFPEQPKVLIVFNPHAGQATAVRQSLEQAADLWRAQGWQVDLQATMAAGDATQIAKTASQNGVNIVVAAGGDGTVNEVMNGLVNTETALAVLPAGTVNIWAREMGLAMDVQRAAATTLLAQWRCVDVGRVRSMFPRTRRLSRKRVARPKEPLVDRHFLLMAGVGFDAAVTAGVKPLEKKRLGAIAYVKQAIQIGWNYRGNKVALRIDGKKIRGRFLMAVVGNSQLYGGVMKFTLDALIDDGLLDICVIQGRSMLKAPLRLVSIFSRSHHRDRRIKYYQAKQIQFLSRKPIPVQVDGDYLGQTPMLFEVVPQSLWVLVPPNADRSLWSNHTTDQSQCAPPIQTAD comes from the coding sequence ATGGTTAGCGATCGCGCCTTTCCCGAACAACCAAAAGTTTTGATTGTGTTTAATCCGCATGCGGGCCAGGCCACCGCTGTGCGCCAGAGCCTGGAGCAGGCGGCTGACCTTTGGCGTGCCCAAGGTTGGCAGGTTGATTTGCAAGCGACGATGGCAGCGGGTGATGCGACCCAAATTGCCAAAACTGCCAGTCAAAATGGGGTGAATATTGTGGTTGCGGCGGGCGGTGACGGCACCGTTAACGAAGTGATGAATGGCCTGGTGAACACGGAAACGGCGCTGGCGGTGCTACCGGCGGGGACGGTGAACATTTGGGCCCGGGAAATGGGTTTAGCGATGGATGTCCAACGGGCGGCGGCGACGACGCTACTGGCCCAATGGCGTTGCGTTGATGTTGGTCGTGTGCGATCGATGTTTCCCCGCACTCGCCGCTTGTCACGCAAGCGGGTGGCCCGGCCGAAGGAACCGCTGGTCGATCGGCATTTTTTGCTGATGGCTGGCGTGGGGTTTGATGCGGCGGTGACGGCGGGGGTTAAGCCCTTGGAGAAAAAGCGACTGGGGGCGATCGCCTACGTTAAACAAGCAATTCAAATTGGCTGGAATTATCGCGGCAATAAAGTTGCCCTGCGAATTGATGGTAAAAAAATTCGGGGTCGATTTCTGATGGCGGTTGTCGGAAATAGCCAGTTATATGGCGGCGTAATGAAATTTACGCTGGATGCGCTGATTGATGATGGGTTGCTCGATATTTGTGTGATTCAGGGTCGCAGTATGCTCAAAGCGCCACTGCGATTGGTTTCAATTTTTTCGCGATCGCACCATCGCGATCGGCGGATCAAGTACTACCAAGCGAAGCAGATCCAATTCCTCAGTCGTAAACCGATTCCGGTGCAAGTGGATGGGGACTATCTGGGCCAGACCCCGATGTTGTTTGAAGTGGTGCCGCAAAGTTTGTGGGTGCTGGTGCCGCCCAATGCCGATCGTAGTTTGTGGAGTAATCACACCACCGATCAGTCACAGTGTGCGCCGCCTATTCAAACGGCGGATTGA